The proteins below are encoded in one region of Vespa velutina chromosome 11, iVesVel2.1, whole genome shotgun sequence:
- the LOC124952954 gene encoding uncharacterized protein LOC124952954, which yields MPPRPIQCSFRIIWIMTQVIVNLLSPYTTLLQFSTYGSSIDDHQFPYLHPSENPDCQFRVSKREFYDQTIQYQRRFPIDREPSIEIRAILVRCSEPSKEM from the exons ATGCCACCTAGGCCAATTCAATGCTCGTTTAGGATTATCTGGATAATGACACAG gtGATCGTTAATTTATTAAGTCCATACACTACGTTGTTACAATTTTCTACGTATGGATCGTCGATCGATGATCATCAATTCCCATATTTACATCCATCCGAAAATCCTGATTGTCAATTTCGTGTATCTAAGCGTGAATTTTATGATCAAACTATTCAATATCAACGAAGATTTCCAATTGATCGAGAACCGTCGATCGAGATCAGAGCGATATTAGTTCGTTGTTCTGAACCATCCAAAGAAAtgtaa
- the LOC124953099 gene encoding putative uncharacterized protein DDB_G0282133, whose product MNYINKNETFYENFETSSDREQINNCRRKKYYDDTRTEEEYIVVSHALDPITMQKSRLQNPYVIKVRQESVLQLYGLKFEKVVNAEAKEQIINNQHVNYTGCNDGIENPTCGLIYENGNLVPFSQGFCCSCHSKANGSRQTRKELNESVGNFSSKIETKDKRSVNRSSNRSTTFRNAYEQSFNDSKLSAVARTDRTERMKEGHLIYSSRRLKQNNVDLIKNENIEDTTSALIRTILFSPKMQSKGKIEPYIDSIKDQAIRESRNLNESYNRASINSKNIVDESRIIVSDGLNSKNYEDRIDDIGKSKRKNLIDELTELEKAYDALKKMRKDKRTNRSTRNVELTRYIYKNSKRNEFVDNNIEMKTNGFSMHSTIENPILLTTDEDISINPNKNINVINYNFDDNPTIVNKQYNSSNNEGSIKDNDKLFIFAQKHSNITILIDRYKRSSKRFDRSKKIYRNKLKDKRIVKFSNTNVEKFKDNRLPLNKVIPSNKSSFSLNPVNGVEKSTERAQESRYRTNVQPSAWKARQISDLIISRSRLNSTTVGNPRRNVVPYLDLDDAKIALKKINSSGGKNLALIYQTADKNNKDDYDDIDDKYLHDHGRSIRRLLSIDRSNNNLRGMKHSLEYDEPQSFEYEDYNYQQTTLGREKEDRDDRLNEMIDLNTVTSLKQRISMNDELYESSNDHKSIMNADKYIKHMARVIANRSNSHSKLNRNKIYNDELKVVKKNVIDLPIYSKRDYYLNYNPERSNDVRKIRKNFDFNSENSNDELTLNQNQKYEDQISSFDNNNRIYQTENNLRYNDQSRSKQSRSSFETLENDSIDPKQIGYDVNDQKNEDIDISVNGNIHVEGGINGRPISIAFVAVPDVESDVDMINNDSYFNEQNSNLNEINDRKDSPFNIESNVSNDNKTTSNIDLTTSIIFTVMVDTTTPESIEKSQDQKEYSIETTKISKITEYY is encoded by the exons atgaattatattaataaaaatgaaacgttCTATGAGAATTTCGAGACATCGTCAGATcgtgaacaaataaataattgtcgtCGAAA aaaatattacgatgat ACTAGAACAGAGGAAGAATACATAGTAGTCAGTCATGCTTTAGATCCGATTACAATGCAGAAATCACGTTTGCAGAATCCTTATGTTATTAAAGTTCGCCAGGAGTCGGTATTACAATTGTACGGCTTGAAATTTGAAAag GTTGTCAATGCCGAAGCAAAGGAGCAGATTATTAACAATCAACATGTTAATTATACGGGATGTAACGATGGTATAGAAAATCCTACATGTGGtcttatatatgaaaatggaAATCTTGTTCCTTTTAGTCAG GGATTCTGTTGTTCGTGCCATTCCAAAGCGAATGGATCGCGTCAGACGAGAAAAGAATTGAACGAATCAGttggaaatttttcttcgaagataGAGACGAAAGACAAAAGGAGTGTAAACAGATCGAGCAACAGGTCGACGACGTTTCGTAATGCATACGAACAATCCTTCAATGATTCCAAATTATCAGCTGTTGCACGTACCGATAGAACggaaagaatgaaggaaggtCATTTGATATACAGCAGTAGACGATTGAAACAGAATAATGTCG atCTGATTAAAAATGAGAATATCGAGGACACGACATCGGCATTAATAagaactattttattttctccaaaAATGCAAAGCAAAGGAAAAATCGAGCCGTATATCGATAGTATTAAAGATCAAGCGATAAGAGAATCAAGGAATTTAAATGAGAGTTATAATAGAGCGtcaattaattcgaaaaatatcgtCGACGAATCTCGTATTATAGTCTCGGATGGtttaaattcgaaaaattacgAGGATCGTATCGACGACATCGGCAAAAGCAaacgtaaaaatttaatagacGAACTGACCGAATTGGAAAAGGCATACGATGCTCttaagaaaatgagaaaagataaaaggacgAATCGTAGTACGAGAAATGTAGAATtgacacgatatatatataaaaattcgaaaagaaatgaattcgtTGACAATAACatcgaaatgaaaacgaaTGGATTCTCAATGCATTCGACTATAGAAAATCCTAT CCTCTTGACAACGGACGAGGATATATCGATTAAtccgaataaaaatattaacgtgaTAAATTATAACTTTGACGATAATCCAACGATcgttaataaacaatataatagtTCTAACAACGAAGGAAGTATAaaggataatgataaattatttatatttgcacAAAAACATagtaatattacgatattgATCGATAGATATAAAAGATCATCAAAGCGTTTTGATAGatctaagaaaatttatcgaaataaattgaaagataaaCGAATAG TAAAGTTTTCAAATACTAATGTTGAGAAGTTCAAAGACAATAGACTTCCCTTAAACAAAGTAATACCTTCAAATAAATCCTCTTTCTCGTTGAATCCGGTAAATGGAGTGGAGAAGTCCACGGAGAGAGCTCAAGAATCCAGATATCGTACAAACGTTCAACCGAGTGCCTGGAAAGCGAGGCAAATCTCTGATCTGATTATAAGTCGTTCTCGTTTAAATAGTACGACCGTTGGTAATCCAAGAAGAAATGTTGTCCCTTATCTCGATCTAGACGATGCTAAGATCGccttaaagaagataaattcgTCAGGTGGTAAAAACTTGGCGTTAATTTATCAAACGGccgataaaa ACAACAAAGACGATTACGAcgatatcgatgataaatatttgcaCGATCATGGACGATCTATAagacgattattatcgatcgatcgttcgaacaaTAATTTACGTGGCATGAAACATTCCTTAGAATATGACGAACCACAAAGTTTTGAATACgaagattataattatcaacaAACCACTCtagggagggagaaggaggatcGTGATGATCGTTTAAATGAAATGATCGATCTAAATACTGTTACCTCGTTGAAACAAAGAATTTCTATGAACGATGAATTATACGAGAGTTCCAATGATCATAAAAGCATTATGAATGCTGACAAATATATCAAACATATGGCCAGGGTGATAGCGAATCGTAGCAATTCACATTCTAaattgaatagaaataaaatttacaatgaCGAGTTAAAGGTTGTTAAGAAAAATGTCATTGATCTTCCGATTTATTCGAAACGCGATTATTATCTCAATTATAATCCTGAAAGATCAAACGACGttagaaaaatacgaaagaattttgattttaattcggAAAATTCCAACGACGAATTAACcttaaatcaaaatcaaaagtaCGAAGATCAGATATCCTCGTTcgacaataataatcgaatatatcaaacagaaaataatttgagATACAACGATCAATCTCGTTCGAAACAATCAAGATCGTCTTTCGAAACTTTGGAAAATGATTCGATCGATCCGAAACAAATAGGATACGATGTTAATGATCAAAAAAATGAAGACATTGATATTTCTGTTAATGGTAATATTCACGTTGAAGGTGGTATTAATGGACGTCCAATATCAATTGCTTTCGTTGCTGTACCTGACGTCGAATCGGACGTAGATATGATAAACAATGATAGTTATTTCAATGAGCAAAATTCTAATTTGAATGAGATCAATGATCGAAAAGATTCACCATTCAATATCGAATCTAACGT